Proteins from a genomic interval of Dasania marina DSM 21967:
- the fusA gene encoding elongation factor G — protein MAELSHYRNIGIFAHVDAGKTTTTERILKLTGKIHKTGEVHDGESTTDFMEQEAERGITIQSAATTCFWKDHRFNIIDTPGHVDFTVEVYRSLKVLDGGVGVFCGSGGVEPQSETNWRYANDSEVARVIFVNKLDRLGADFLRVVKQVEKVLGANPLVMTLPIGTEDQFVGVVDVLTQKAFIWDDSGLPENYEVKDVPADMVELVAEYREKLIETAVEQDDDLMMSYMDGEEIAIDDIKRCIRKGTIALDFFPTYCGSAFKNKGIQLVLDAVVDYLPSPTEVEPQPLTDEFGEPNGELALVSLDEPLRALAFKIMDDRYGALTFIRIYSGTLNKGDSILNSFTGKTERVGRMVEMHADERTEISSAHAGDIIAIVGMKNVQTGHTLCDPKHPCTLEPMIFPQPVISIAVAPKDKASVEKMSLAIGKMVAEDPTFIVETDEDSGETILKGMGELHLDIKVDILKRTYGVELDVGKPQVAYRETITQETQDSYTHKKQSGGSGQFGKIDYRIRPGEVGSGFTFASKVVGGNVPKEFFPAIEKGFKSMMGQGPLAGFPVLDVEIELYDGGFHAVDSSAVAFEIAARGAFRQTMPKAGPQLIEPIMAVDVFTPDDHVGDVIGDLNRRRGMIKDQEAGVTGVRIKADVPLSEMFGYIGHLRTITSGRGQFSMEFSHYNPCPANVSEEVIAAEKERQANK, from the coding sequence ATGGCAGAATTATCACACTACAGAAACATAGGTATCTTCGCACACGTTGATGCGGGTAAGACCACAACGACTGAGCGTATTTTGAAATTGACCGGTAAAATCCACAAAACCGGTGAGGTTCACGACGGTGAATCAACTACTGACTTTATGGAGCAGGAAGCTGAGCGTGGTATAACCATACAGTCAGCAGCGACTACCTGTTTCTGGAAAGACCATCGCTTCAACATCATCGATACCCCAGGGCACGTTGACTTCACTGTAGAAGTTTACCGTTCTTTAAAAGTACTCGATGGCGGTGTAGGTGTGTTCTGTGGTTCTGGTGGTGTAGAGCCACAGTCAGAAACTAACTGGCGCTATGCCAACGACTCAGAAGTTGCCCGTGTTATTTTCGTAAACAAATTAGACCGCTTAGGCGCTGACTTTTTACGTGTTGTTAAACAGGTAGAAAAAGTATTGGGTGCTAACCCGCTGGTTATGACACTGCCTATAGGCACAGAAGACCAATTCGTCGGTGTGGTTGATGTTCTTACTCAAAAAGCATTTATTTGGGATGATTCAGGCCTGCCTGAAAACTATGAAGTTAAAGACGTTCCCGCTGACATGGTTGAACTAGTAGCTGAATACCGTGAGAAGTTAATTGAGACTGCGGTTGAGCAAGACGACGATCTGATGATGTCCTACATGGACGGCGAAGAGATTGCGATAGACGATATCAAGCGTTGCATACGCAAAGGTACCATCGCGCTAGACTTCTTCCCCACTTACTGTGGCTCTGCGTTTAAAAACAAAGGTATACAATTAGTATTGGATGCGGTTGTAGACTACTTGCCTTCGCCTACTGAGGTTGAACCTCAGCCTTTGACTGACGAATTTGGCGAGCCTAACGGTGAATTAGCCTTGGTATCGCTTGATGAGCCTTTACGTGCATTGGCCTTTAAAATAATGGATGACCGCTATGGCGCGTTAACCTTTATCCGTATTTATTCCGGCACCTTGAACAAGGGTGATAGCATCCTTAACTCATTCACCGGTAAAACTGAGCGTGTTGGCCGTATGGTTGAGATGCACGCCGACGAGCGTACCGAGATAAGCTCTGCTCACGCCGGCGACATCATCGCTATTGTGGGTATGAAGAATGTACAAACAGGCCACACTCTGTGTGATCCTAAGCACCCTTGTACTCTAGAGCCTATGATTTTCCCGCAGCCAGTAATTTCTATCGCTGTTGCGCCTAAAGATAAGGCCAGTGTTGAGAAAATGAGTTTGGCGATCGGTAAGATGGTTGCTGAAGATCCCACCTTTATTGTTGAAACTGATGAAGATTCAGGCGAAACCATTCTGAAAGGTATGGGTGAATTACACTTGGATATCAAAGTTGATATCTTAAAGCGTACCTATGGCGTTGAGCTAGATGTAGGTAAGCCACAGGTTGCTTACCGCGAAACTATTACTCAAGAAACTCAAGACAGCTACACCCACAAGAAACAATCGGGTGGTTCTGGTCAGTTCGGTAAAATCGATTATCGCATCAGACCTGGCGAAGTGGGTTCTGGTTTTACTTTTGCGTCTAAGGTTGTGGGTGGTAACGTTCCTAAGGAATTCTTCCCAGCTATCGAGAAAGGCTTTAAGAGCATGATGGGCCAAGGTCCATTAGCGGGCTTCCCGGTATTAGACGTTGAAATTGAATTGTACGACGGTGGCTTCCACGCGGTTGACTCGTCTGCGGTTGCGTTTGAGATTGCTGCTAGAGGTGCTTTCCGTCAAACCATGCCTAAGGCTGGACCACAGTTGATCGAGCCTATCATGGCGGTAGACGTGTTCACGCCTGATGATCACGTAGGTGATGTAATCGGTGACTTAAACCGTCGTCGCGGCATGATTAAAGACCAAGAAGCAGGTGTAACCGGCGTGCGTATTAAAGCTGACGTGCCACTATCAGAAATGTTTGGTTACATCGGTCACTTGCGTACTATTACCTCAGGTCGTGGTCAGTTCTCTATGGAGTTCTCACACTACAACCCTTGTCCAGCAAACGTATCTGAAGAAGTTATCGCTGCTGAAAAAGAAAGACAAGCTAACAAGTAA